TTGGTTCTATCttcatgcattcatgttttttaaataaatggttGAAAAAACTTTTCATTGTTTTTCCCTCTTGGTTTCCATCTTTATTGAATTTCCTGGCTTGGAGCACTTGATGACTGTTGGTTCTTCTGTAATCGAAATGTGCCTAAAAGGCATAGTCCATAGAAACACATAATGAAGAACACAGAAACAAACAAggaaatcataaatattcagcCCATTAAACTCTCTGTCTAAAGAAAGAGTACTGAAGCAGGTTTTAGGCTTTTTCATTGTCCCTTAGATTTTATAAAtcatttccttttaaaaaattttataaaatcatttcatttcgaATGCACACACTGGACAAGAGGAGCTATCTTCCATGCGCTTATAATTTGAGAGTTACCCTatatcatttctagtttgtgaagaggtttttatttatttatttattattattattattatttaatttttaaacatataGCAGCAACCCACCACAATAAAGGagccttttaaaaaaaaaaaaaaaatttatataagaaaattcaTGGTGAAGAACTTCCCTTTAAAGTGTTTTAATTTGCTAAATATTCTTCCAAATAAAGGAGTTAGATCAGTGTGTAACggtgttcatttttttttgttctgttgATTACGCTTCACAATTCTAAAAAAgtacaaacaaaaaagaagaataagttATGTTTCCCAAATtaggttttgtttgtttttgcagatgaattgagataaaaattgaataaaatattattataatatatttttttagtattattattattttgagatttgaaaaatataaattatttattttattttgtgttgaaatttgaaaaaattgtaaagattagatgagatgaattgagaaatTTTGTGAAACCAAAAGAGTAGGGCAGGTTTGGAAGACATAactcaattcaaaattctcaccTCATtgttacaatattttcaaattttcacataaaatataataaataatttattttttcaaatttcaatataattttttcaaatttcaacataataataatactcaaaaataatattttaaacttttatctgaattaaaaattctcattttacttACCAAATTTGCCCTAATGTAGTTAGCAGAATGGACGGATTTCATGTCCTGTTCGGAGTAACGAATCAAGCATCTGCCTGCCTCATTAAGAACTTCGTTTGAATTATGTGACTGGCAAATTGTGAAGAAACGTGGTTAGTTTAGAAACGCTGATAACCCGTCCCAAGTTCATTGCCGCCCAATAAATATTGATGATTAAGGAGACTCGAGATAAGCCCCAAAataattctttccattttttctctTTGAATTTGAGAGTTTTAAGTGGAGAACGAGTGACAAATAGAATCGATTTCATATATATAGTACTCAAAATGttctatattttaaattacatatatatatatatatataaaccatctAATTTAAGTAAAATGGAAAGTATTTAATCCTAAAATAGCTGGCTAATTCAATCACATCATTTAGATGTTGAAGGACGTGGCCGTTTCGAAGGCtagaaaattcataaaaatgtcAATTTTATTGTccaccacatataatgaataggCAACTTCAGAAAAATGTTATTGGAAGCATAATTTTTCCATCCACCTTATTCCCAACCACTTTTTTGTCGAGTGAAAAGCAAATTCCTTACAAAAATTAATTGCTTATTTGCATGAATGATAGTAGAtaatgagaaattgaaaaatgttgtgggtCTTATGTGTAAAtaggtgttgagttgaaaaaagttatagGTCTCATGTATAAGaaggttttgaattgagatgagtttagttaTTTGAGAGttgtgtgtttggatgttagacttagtttaaaattagactgaattgaGTTAATTTCAGTACACTTCAACAACCAAATGGAGCCTTAAGTAGCCAAACATCCCCTTAAGGTTTTGATTTGTTGTTATACCATTTATAAATCAGATAGTTGTAAGGGTATAACCGGTTCGGTTTGGTTTAGTCTGATTTTGAACAAAATATAAGACTGTaccaattttgtaatttttaaaaccgattactcattagttaccctcctaaaccagtATTTCGATTTTCAATCCAGTTCGGTccgatttttaattttaatatactatactatattatattatagtatactaaatatactatagtatattattatagtatattagaGCCACTTGCTGGTTCTAgttgttaatttatattatagtatattataataaataatattataatgataatatattataatatattataatatatattataatatatattataaactatagtgaaatattataatatataatataatggtatattatagtatattataatatatagtaatataatattaatataactattaatatacactatataatattgtcataactattaatacaataaattatagtgatataagattttaaaatttaatattatatttattagtaatttatcatataatacaaaattatttatatataattataattatatataatataaaaaattgaaatatatatatatataatatatatatatatatatataaactgaacCGATCAAGTcgaattcaattttaaatatcagATCGATTTTAACcgattttaaaatacataaaatcgcTATCAGACCGAACCAACTCTGTACCGGATCCAACTCATCGGTTCGGTCCCCTTGTTTTTCGTTACAACCCAGATAGTTGTAGGTTGATTCGTAAAATCTATAATAGGCCTGCCTCTGTCTGGGACGCTCTCTTCGTTTCTTTGAGCTCGGCCATGGCTCTCCTGACACGAACCGCGAGGCGCCTTCCGCTGTCGCTCTCGTCTCAGCGTGTCCTCTCCCTCCACACCACCCTCCCTTCCCTCTCTTCCAGCTCCAGCCACAGTCCTACTCCTTATGCGCGGGCTCCACCCCCTTCGGCCTCTCCCTCTCCAGCCGGCCTCTCCAAGGCCGCGGAGTTCGTGATCTCCAAGGTAGACGATCTCATGAACTGGGCACGCCGCGGTTCCATCTGGCCCATGACCTTTGGTCTCGCCTGCTGCGCCGTCGAGATGATGCACACTGGCGCCGCCCGCTACGATCTTGATCGCTTCGGAATCATCTTCCGCCCCAGCCCTCGCCAGTCCGATTGCATGATCGTCGCTGGCACTCTCACCAATAAGATGGCCCCCGCTCTCCGCAAGTACGTTTTACTTCCCCTGATTTTTTggattcctttatttttgtcaattttctgtttttttgttttcatagaaAACGAGATGTGTGAGATCTTTattggtttcttttattttaaattcttcactCAGTATCTTCTAATAGGTTATTATTCTTTTGTAAATGTTGGATTCGTTTAGATTCTTAAGGTTTTACTATTGATCTGGGATTGGGGCGTCTTCCGTGGCTAATGTATTTGAAGGCACTGAGAATTATTCCGCGCACGAGAACTTGGTAATCGAAGAGGACGTGACTAATGCCCAAGATTCGATTTTCAATCACTCGCGTTAATTACTCCGGGTGGGAAATGtgcttaatattaataatttagcaGATTTTATGGGTTGTAGAGTTTCTTCTCTGCCCATGAAATATCTAGGTCTCCCTTTGGGGGCATCGTTTAAGGCAAAGcatatttgggatggggtggtagagaagattgagaaaatgTTGGCGGAatggaaaatgatgtatttatcaaaagggaGAAGAATTACCCTTATAAAGAGCACTCGCTCTAATATTCCAACgtattttctctctttatttcctTTACCTGTTGGTGTGGCTAACTGTATTGAAAAATTGTTTAGAGACTTTTTGTGGGGAGGTTTGCGTGAGGAGAATAAAATTCCTTTAGTTAATTGGAAAAAATTTTGTTGTTCACTTGATGTTGGAGGATTGGGAGTTTGTAATTTGTGTAGTTTTAATAAAGTTTTGTTGGGGAAGTGGCTGTGGAGATTTAATAAGGAAGAGGGTGCGTTGTGGAGGGGGGTGATTGCTCGGAAGTATGGAAGTGATGGGGGAGGTTGGTGTACAAAGGTAAGTAGGGGGACTTATGGAGTAAGtttatggaaatttattagaGAAGGATGGGATAACTTTGTGAAACtagtttattttgttgttggaaaTGGCTCAAGAATTCGTTTCTGgtatgatgtttggtgtggtgagACTGCTTTGTTTAGAGTATTTCTGAATGTCTTCAGATTGGCTGTTAATCAGCAGGCTTTAGTTTCAGAATTGAGGAGTTTTTTGAATGATGAAGTGCATTGGAATGTCAACTTTGTCAGATCTGTCCACGACTGGGAACTTGAGGAggttactgatttttttaagttgCGTATTCAGTGAATATTAGAAGACAAGAAAGGGATCAAATTGTCTGGAGGAACAgtgtctaaattttttttctgtCAGATCATGTTATAAGATGTTGTTTGATCAGCATAATTTCTATTTTCCCTGGAACAACATTTGAAGGCTTGTGTTCTGTCTgaggttgctttttttttttttgtttggacggCGGCACTTGGGAACATTCAGACaattgataatttgagaaaacctGGTTTGATGGTTATGGAGtggtgtttcatgtgtaagGAAGCTGGGGAATCTGTGGATCATTTACTTATACACTATGCTGTGGCTAAAGGGTTATGGGATGGGGTGCTTAGTAGATCTGGTCTGTCCTGGGTTATGCCCAAGTCAGTGAAAGAATTACTTGCTTGTTGGCCTAAACTCCATTCTTGCAATCAAGTGGCAGCtgcgtggaagatgattcctttgtgtattatgtggagcatttggttggaaaggaatgagagggGTTTTAatacttatgaaaaagaaaagaaaaaaagaaaaaaaaaggagaggtgTTTTAATAATAGGGAAAGAACTATAGAAGAACTTTGGAAATTCTTTATGTTTTCCATGTTTAGTTGGTTTTCAGCTATTGTTTTGATCGGTGATTCGGTGGGGCAGTTCATGAGTTTCTGTCCTTGTTGATTTACTAGTTGAATGttttaggtgtttcttttgtatactccctTTGTACATGGGCTTCGCTTGAATAaacttttacttaaaaaaaaaaaaaaaaaatctttggcaACTGTTACCGTTGCGATTACCATTTTTGCTAACATTTCTGCTTAACTGATCTTAGGGAGATTGATTTATGAAAGACAGTGATTAGGCTCGTGGCTCCTCTCCTCATGTTAACCTTTTTGTCAAATGAGATGGACAAGATTTGCTACATCCTGGTTGATAGGGATTTGGTTTCAGAGTATGTTGGATAATTCATGGGTATTTGATCCTCTGTTTTGAGtaatttttcttgatattagtatagagtaatgctactcgATGCTGTCCTAGGTTGTGCAAGCCATGTCATTTTGGAAAAAAAGTGAGgttcaccattaaaaaaatgattttttcattTGGGACCTAGATTTacccacttttttcaaagggagCAACGGGAGTGTGCGAGGCTTGTATACCCTAGGactatatcatttctcattagaATAATTAGGACATGGCATGATTTCAATGGGGCTTATATGCAAAGGATTAGTAGATTAATCATTTATATGGGGTAAGGGGTTTAGAAGGCCAGAGATGGTAAGGGCTCAATTAGTACCATTGTGCTGTGGAAAGAACTTCATGACATGGTTGTGAATCATATTAGATATTGGATAAGGTGGATATGAACTTCCAAGAAAGTAGATTCGCTATTATGAAGGACTGAGTGAAGTGGTTTATCAATGACTATTTAAAATACCAATCATTAAGTGAGCAAGTTGAATGTgtattgcatgaatattttCTGTTCAAAAGATGACTTtaaggtactgtttggccacaaagaattttcatctcaaacataaaattctcatatcatcattacaacttttccaaatcccaatacaaaatataataaacaatttaactttttccttactttttcaaatcccaaaataataataatattaaaatataatattttaatatttaatcttaaaacttaaaattctcatctgagaatTTTCAGTGGCCAAGCAAAACCAAATCATAGGAAGCATATGACAGTTTCTTTAACCACAAACATTTAAGGTTGGTTGATCTTGGCTTTTTGGTGTTTGGGGCTTGTTCTGAAGGATAGCTGAACCTACTTGTATGAATTTTGAGAcacttattttttcaaaagagcGTACTTTGCCATTTTCTCACAGTGCCTAGGGCAACCACAAGATTCCTTGGGTATATGGGCAACCACAACTCTATATGGGGTCTATAAGGCAACCACAACTCCTACGGCAACTATGACTCCAAATCACATTCAAACACTCCGCTAGACCCACAACACTAGGACTACCACACCCCTTGGATTCTATTCCCTCCAAACTCTATTTATAGACCTCATATGAGAGCCTATGTAGCATGGCCCTTTCCAAGCCCCTTTCAATACTCACACCACACCCTAAGCAAGAAGATCAAGATCCAAACCACTTAGCCAAGCCGTGTACTCCAACCCAACCTTTGGATCGAGCTCTTCCTTTAggtaattctctctctctctctctctctctctctctctctctctctctctcaccttttCTCTTTTATGATAGGTATGTTAGACTAATTCATGAAATCATATCAAATTAGTGAAATTCGGGATTCATAAAGGGCTGGGAAATACACATGATAGAATTAGGTTTTATGGCATTAGAATGCATCTTTATACATGGGATTGGAAGAGCATATGTATAGAGTGATTATTTGAATGAAATTGTGCATATTTGAGGACTTAGACCCATGATTTTGATGGTTTAAACATTGGGACAGATTTTACAAAGAGAGCTCACGAGCAATTTGGGTGACATGTAGCATAGGATTGAACATGGATGGATGCATTAAGGTTCAGATTCTAGTAACTCACATGACTTAAGTGTTAAAATAGCATGAATAGTCATAGGTTTGTTATACAAGATTAAGGTTTGAAGATCTTGTAGTGCATAGGTATGAATTGTGATGGAGGATGATGGACTAATATGATTGAAGTGACTCGGCAAAAGTTAAGGGCCAATTGTGTTTAGAACCTCAATAGGCATTCGGGTAGTCTAACTAGAGAAGTTTTAGTATTTAAAGTGATGACATGTGaaattataaattgacgtgattaCATATTCATTGAATAGGTGATTGTTGATGCACTAATTGATGTCTAGTGTTGCGAGGTAAGTAATTTGATCACGCCCTTCATTATCATGCAtgctttctaaatttttttgatcAGGATGCATGCTTTCTAAATTATGTAAGTAATTCAATCAAGCCCTTCATTATCAcacatattttctaaattatgtAGGTAGAATGATCATACCCTTACATGTCTGGTAAAAGATGTTTTTAAAGCATTATGTATATATGACCCTTTATTGgaagcccctttttatgcaccatGTTTGGTAAATGTTGTCTTTCACTTGCGTAGTGGTCATTATAACATGTGTGCATTGGTccaattgtctttttttttgataagtgaacATTTTGGCTTCAGAaaatcaaaacataacatatggTGGACCACTCTTAGGTAtgtggcttgcacatccacccatAATGTTAGGCTAAGCATTAAAGCTTTCTTATTCTTCACTTGATTTCtttcttatcttattttgatGCATGTGAACATTTTGACTCCATGATGTTCATGCCATGCCGTATTCATGTGCCATGCATATTCCTGTGCATGGCATAGCTCTAAACATGGCATATTAGCATACATAAGCTTGGTAAACAATGGATTCAGCTTGCCATACACAATTGCATCAACAAGCACATTTTCATAAATCTGCAAGTTCATGAAAGGGGCTAACATAGTAACATTGAACTTGGCTATACATAGCCATAGGTAAACAATACTTTTTCAGGCAAAGAGAATAATTTCAGTATACTTAAAAGTTTATGATCATGTGACTTACCTTATCTCCTTAGCTTCGAGAATCAACTAAGCACCTATTAAGTTACATAAATATTCCATGCCAATCTCTACTCAAACTTTTACCATTTGATTAAGGTATAACCTATACTCCATGGTGCTACTTGCTGTCTACCTAGTGACAGCATACTATGGCTGGCTAGAATTAGGGTTCAAAACCCTCAAGCTGACGCAAGTTTTAGGGAAAGGAGCTGGCTGAAAGGTGACCCAGCAGTTTTCTATtgtgatttctcataaggttgAAACTTTCCTAATTTGGTTTGAAGGTCTCATAACGGGGGTGATATCCACTGGATTTTTCAGACCCGGCAGCCCCTTATTTTGAACTTTATTGGGTATATACTGGGTTTCTAAGCTGGCTGCATATCCCTAGATTCTAGGAATTTCCTTGTGAGTTTTACATGTAAAGATTTCCCATGCTTGCTGTTCTAGGCCTGCCGGAGTGTTTAATACTGGCTGTACAGCTATTTCTAGTGTCAACTTCTTTCCTAATTAGTTCTAAAAAAATCGGTAGCCTCTTACTGGGAAATTCCAAGGTAATATTACAGCCCTTAAATCAGGCAAACTcccaatctatatatatatatttttaaaattttgttacgATGATTGCTAACCTTCATAGATGGatattgataattttaataTGTTAATTACTACTTTTTTCCTAACTTTTCTTTAGGCTattttcaagaacaaaatgagTAAATGAAGTTAAAtagtttatatattattatatattttcaaaactggaaattttttgggcttgttTTTTAGTTGGGCCAAAATAAATAGTGTTTATTGGTAAGTTGGGCTGGCCCATTTTGCACAAGCTTGGACCAGAATGGACCGATATGTAACGGTCCGGTTTGGTCTAGAGGTAGCATCGGTCCGGTCTTGGGGTGTAAAATGGGTGGACTGTAAGTTTTGTTCTGGTCCAAAAATAGCCTTTTGGACAGACTGGACCAAACCGATTACACACCTACCTTGTTGGGCTATGAGTAACCCTATATGCTAAATGAAAATCTCTCTCTTCTACAAAATGTGcctaaaaacaaatatttcttaCGAAGTTGATAGTCCACTCTTGGTGAGGAATATGTTTCTACTATCAAACATCTCTTTATGTTCCTATTTCTTATGAGGTGTAAATGTATTTGAGTTTCATGCTATAATCTGGTTCCAGGGTTTATGACCAAATGCCTGAGCCTAGGTGGGTCATCTCCATGGGAAGTTGTGCAAATGGTGGTGGGTACTACCACTACTCGTACTCGGTTGTTCGAGGTTGTGACAGGATTGTGCCCGTTGACATCTATGTTCCTGGTTGCCCTCCTACTGCCGAGGCCTTACTCTATGGACTTCTCCAGCTGCAGAAGAAGATCAACAGGCGCAAGGATTTCCTCCACTGGTGGACCAAGTGAGTGAGGGCGTTCACATTTGAAATCCTTATCACACTAATAAGTCCATCTGTGGCGCCATGTAAAGGGAGGAGTTAACTGTGTTTAATTTACAAGTTATGAATTTAGAGGGTACTGGCACTTGTCTTATGTTGTTTCATGTTGTTCTATGTACGGAGCTTTTATGGTGGCTCCATATTCTGTACAACATTATTTTTGCCTGTTTTAAGTTTGTTCAAGGTGCCTTATGGGATTAAATAAAGGGTTAAAGACTTGAAAGTGTTTGCAATTTGCTTCACAGTCTAATTGGTTCATTTGGTTTTCAATTGAAATTTTTACTTACTAATTGTAAGAATGATTGAATTAGTTTTTATTGTCTTTTTCATAGTTCTGGCAGTAAACCATCAAAATGTCACTTGACACGCTATATATGCGTGCTTAtggacataaaaaattaaaaattaaaattagtataaatagtttagaaaaatcatttaaatagtttttttttgaaaaaaaacaaaaaacaaagccCTGGCTAATGATCTATGGGTGGCCGCAATTCATTTGACAACCTTCTAGGATTTTCAACATCAATCCTCTAGAAATTTGGCATGACTACTAATCAAGCAAACCTAATTGTCATTACTTACAAGATAaaactccaaaaataaatacGGAATAAATACAAAGAAAAGGATATTAGTGAACAAACATAGCTATTATAACTTAAAACAACCTCGTACAAATCAGAATATAGACTGTACgtgtctttatttttatttttttaaaaaagaagagaaataaaaacaaaaggaacaAAACAAGCAGCAGTATGACACTAATTGAGAGGTGAGTTTATTATTGTACAACTTGTTCTCCCTTGTCTTGGATCGTGGGATCAAAATTGGATCTCGTTATTGATGTCTCGTAATCTTTATGGCGGTTTTGCTTATTGCAATGCCTTATTGTTTCCTTAAACTCCGCCTCATCGTGCAGGTAGAGAAGTTGGAATCCACACTTGTGCACTCTCAAGCTTGGGCAGTCACTAGCAATGGAGGCCTCTATTCGAGTGCATTGGTTCAACGACTCTGGAAGTGATCCTTTTGGTATAAATAATAGCCACATTATCTCACCTTGACGTACCCACTTGATTTCTTCCTCTGTAAATGGGCGATGGGAATGTAGATCAGGATTCACACTGCCAATGTCTGTATCCAAAAGACACGAGATAATGAGGATTTCCTAAATCCAACATTTTAACATGGGCAGCCTAATCATCCTCGTATACCCAAAAAGAAGCACACATGGCAAGCCCCAGCCAATTATTGTCATTATAAAAATCAGGAGGTAACTCAAATCCCACTGAGGGCTCGTTGCTGTGATAGTTGAACCACTCCGTTATTCCACATGGAAGGAAACAAGAACTGTATTCAAAGTTTCTATGGAAGACCTAGCAAATAGAAAGACAAAATCCATTCCATTAGTGAGAGACAAGTCGAGTAGGGAGGAAAGCAAATGGCAATTCAGAGAatctaatattctatttaatgttttcaacatTTAGATTATCATGCAAGAACATGATATCTTAAAATTTAGATTCATGTATAAGAACCTGATTAATTTCATGCACGTTTCAGAATAACTATCTATATTTGATTTAGTAATTGTAAACATAATGTTGGAATATTTTACCATCTCAAAACATccttatatattttacttaaaattcataagacaatttaatacaaaatatttaaaaaattaaataaaagaacgaAAGGAATACAAACTTTACATAAACCATGAGTACTTTTCCTTCATTAATTTACGAATATACAAAAGCTATAGCTTTTGTTCATTTCCTCATTCTTCGTGTATTTACGACTAATGCAATATAAGAAATTATCAATTgtacttttatattttcaaacaaaaaaggtAAAGCTTGGTAGAATGgtacttttgtccatctaagaaattcaaaattcaaatcaatctcttttaaaattctcatcatcACGAAAGTCATAATTGCCCCCTTGACAGTATATATTTCAAAGTAactaatgcatatatatatatatatatatatatattattacctcGCGGTTTTGGTACTGGTAAGGCGGGGTATAGCACTTGAGAAATGTTTGGTCAAACTCTTCCATATCTTGACGGTATAAGAGACGGAGGCTACAGCTTTGAACTGTCAACTTAGGGCAATTGCTTCCAAAGAAAGCCTTAATCTCACTACATAGGTTGTACAAGCCATCTCTAAGAAACCGACGTGGTATGTAGGCTAGCCAAAGAAATCCACGTAGATAAAGCCACATGCATTTTTCTTTAGTAAGGCTAATGACATTGGGAGGCATCAACACACCTAAATCAGTAACCAATCCACAAAAAAGCTTGTGAGAAACATTGGAATTAGGATTTTCACGAGAGAGATCAGTCGGATATTGATCATCGTGGATTGAATAGGTAGCACATAGAGCAAGCCCCATCCAATTTCTATCATTCATGATATTTGGAGGTAGCTGGATATTCACTAACGGCCCCCTACTTTGATGGTTGAACCACTCCGGAACTTTTGTCTGAGGCAAAAAAGCGGTACTTATACAGGATGTGGCGGATAGATTAAAGGCCTGTAAAACAGAACATGTTtctaatgagagagagagagagagagagagagagagagagagagagagagagagagagagagtccccCAGGTGAGGAAATAAAGTACCGTGACGCCTTTTTGAAGGAAGTACTCAAAATCAGTTTTCAATGAGAAAACTGAGTCACTGGTGCAGTCTAGATACCCAGGTGGTAGAACTATTTCAGCACCATTTCCTGAAGCAGTGCTCTTTGAAACTCTTTCATTCGAGAATGTTTTTGATGAAGAACATTCTTGATGTACATCACGTTTACAGATAGATGGCGGCTTTGGCAAGGATTGAAAGCGCCTACTAGATAGCCCAAGTAATTAAATATGTTTCATGTAGGGAAAACGAATAACGATGCATTCATATAAAGGGCTGACAATGGATTACCTTTCAATTATGGGAGAGTGACATGCATAAAAGTTGCGCTCCTTGAATTTAGTTCTATTATCACGGGTTTTCAGAAATTTCAATTTATCTACGAAAGATAGATAATAGTAGCAAAGCTGGCCGTTTGGAATAGCTACTGCACACTCTGCTGTTGTTTGAACAAACCCTTCCACATCTTGTTTGTACATTAGTCGTATCCCACACATTTGAGTCTCCACACTTGGGATGTTGCATTCAACTATAGCTTTAACATGACTCCATTGGTTTAGCTTACTGGGAAGAATCGTTGGTGATACGTAATGTACGACAAGTAATTGGTCTGAGTTCAACAATTTGGATCTGGGGATGCTAAGGACTAGGTCAGGTTTCAAACAACCTTCATTGCTATCCAAATGAAGAATGCAACCGGCAggtgttttaggatttgaattGTTGCGAGAGTCAGCTGGACGACCCAAAATAGCACATATAGCAAA
This is a stretch of genomic DNA from Carya illinoinensis cultivar Pawnee chromosome 15, C.illinoinensisPawnee_v1, whole genome shotgun sequence. It encodes these proteins:
- the LOC122295980 gene encoding NADH dehydrogenase [ubiquinone] iron-sulfur protein 7, mitochondrial, with the translated sequence MALLTRTARRLPLSLSSQRVLSLHTTLPSLSSSSSHSPTPYARAPPPSASPSPAGLSKAAEFVISKVDDLMNWARRGSIWPMTFGLACCAVEMMHTGAARYDLDRFGIIFRPSPRQSDCMIVAGTLTNKMAPALRKVYDQMPEPRWVISMGSCANGGGYYHYSYSVVRGCDRIVPVDIYVPGCPPTAEALLYGLLQLQKKINRRKDFLHWWTK